The DNA sequence TGGTGATATCCACCAAGGTGCCCTCGAAGCCCAGCCAACTCGGGAACACGGTCAGAAAGAGGTAGGCGTAGACTGAGAAGAGCAGGATTTGAAAGACCGAATTGAAGGCCACCAATCCGGCGCAGTACTCCCGGTCGCCCTTGGCCAGGTCGTTCCAGACGATGACCATGGCAATACAGCGAGCCAGACCGATCAGGATTAGCCCGACCATGTATTCAGGATAATCGGCGAGAAAAGCCACGGCTAGCAGAAACATCAGGATCGGCCCGATGATCCAGTTCTGGACCAGGGACAGCACCAGCACCCGGGTGTGGCGAAAAACCAGATGCATCTTGTCGTACTGGACCTTGGCCAGGGGTGGGTACATCATCACGATCAGGCCGATGGCGATGGGAATGTTGGTGTTGCCGATCTGGAAAAAGCCGATGACGTCCGGAATGACCGGGAACAGGTATCCGGCCCCCACGCCAACGATCATGGCCAGAAAGATCCACAGGGTCAGATACCGGTCCAGAAAGGACATTTGTTTGGCGACGGATTCGGTCACTGCGCTCTCCTTGCAACTTGTTGAAAAATTACGCGGTACATTCGCCCCCTTCGCGTTGGCGTCGGCACAGTTCTTCGGGGTCACAGACCAGAATGGTCCGCAAGTTGTCCCTGTCCGCCAGAACCTCTGGTGAGTTGGCCAGAGATTCCCGAAGCCATGCTCGGAGCAGTTCAGGGAATTCACCGGTGAGACGATAAAAAACCCATCGCCCCTGCTTGCGGTTTTTGACAAGACGGGCGGCTTGCAGGATGCTCATGTGTCTGGATACCGTTGCTCCGGCCAGGCCGAGCATCTCGATCAACTGACAGACGCACAGCTCGTCATGTTCCATGAGTGCTGCCACAATCCGCATCCTGTTTCCATCGGCCAGCCCTTTGACAATGGTCAGAGAGGTCTCCATTTTTTCTCCTGAAATGCACATATAGCGAAACAGCAAAATATAAGTTACAAAACAATTTCTCGTTGTCAAGCGGACCAACCGCGATTCGGGCTCCATAAAAAAACACGCAACAGGGAAATGCGCGATGTCTCAAGACGCACCAAACAGCACCCCGGAAAAACTGATTCAAAACGTGGTCACGGCCTGCGGCTCCTGCGAGGATTGCCGCCACTTCATCGAGGACGCCTGCCTGTTCCTGCCGGAATTGTTCCGGCTGCACGACAGCAAACGGGAGCACGGCGAAGGAGCGTTGCCCGCGGAGTTGAAGCGCCTTTCGGATCTGTGCAACCTCTGTGGACTCTGCCCCTGCGTGAACATCCGCCGGGAGATCATGGACGCCAAGGTTGCCTACGCGAAACGGGACGGCCTGCCCTTCAGCGTGCGAACCCTGCAGGATGTGGGGCGGATCGGCAAGCTGTGCGGAAGCTTTCCGTCGCTGAGCGGCCTGCTGACGTCCAATCCGGCAACCTCGACCCTGATCAAGCGCACCTTGGGCATCCACCCGGATCGAGCCATGCCGGACGTGCCTCGGAAGAACTTCGACCACTGGGTGCGCAACCGCCCGTCCGTTCAAGGCCGGAATGCGCAAGACGGCGTGCGCAAGGCGGTCTACTTCCCGGGATGCACGGCCCGCTTTCTCTTTCCGGACGTGGCTCGGGCCGCGGTGGAGGTCCTGGAGGCCAGCGGCGTGCTGGTCGTTTCGTCCGTGATTGAACCGGACGGAGCATGCTGCGGCATGCCTCCCTTGTTGGAAGGGGATCAGGGCATGGCCCTGGGCTTGGTCGAACGCAACCTGCGCTGGATGGCCGAGCATGTGGCCGCCGGATTCGATCTGGTCTGCTCCTGCCCGACCTGCGGCTATTTTTTCAAGCACCTCCTGCGCGAGGGTGCCTACTATTCGGACACCTACCAGGATCAGGTCGGCGGGGACGCACGGTCGCTGCGCATCCCGGCGGGCATGGGGATCAGCGGCCCCCGGGAGGGGGATATGATCGTCCTTCGCCGGGCCACCTACGGGCCGATTCTGCGCGATACCGGCCCGTTTTCCAGTCTTGACCCGCTGCAACGCATCGCCGTGGGGGAGCATGCCTATGACCTGGGGGAGTATCTCGGAAAATTTGCGGGGGAAGGCCGTTTGCCCGCAATGAACCACCCCGTCCCCGAGCGGGCGGTCTATTATCCGCCCTGCCACCTGCGGGAACAGAAGATCGGGTACCCCTTTCTGGACCTGTTGAGCACCGTCCCGGAACTTGACGTGACGCCGCTGACCGGAACCCTGAATTGCTGCGGTATGGCCGGGATCATGGGCTACAAAAAGGAGTTCCATCAGCCCAGCCTGAAGCTTGGCGCGCCCTTGATGGACAAGATCCGGGCGCACCGGCCCGAAGTCATCCTCACCGAATGCCTGAGCTGCCGCCTGCAGTTCGAGCACATGGACGCCATCCCGGTCCGGCATCCTGTTCAGGTGTTGCGGGATGCCCTCTTCAAGCCCGCCTCCGGTTCACCGTCGCGATGACGGTTGCGCCTCTTCCGGCGCGACGATCTCCAGCCGCTTCATCTTGGCGTAGAGCGTACTGCGGCCGATGCCCAGGCGCTCGGCGGCCAGTTTTTTGTTCCAGGAGCAGGATTCCAGGGCTTGCAAAATAATCGTCCGCTCCTGTTCCTCCAGCGTGGACGCGGTGCTTTGGGACGGCTCCGGGACGGCCTTCAGCCGGGCCGGAAGCTCCTCCGGGGTAATGACCGAGGATTTGGCGAGAACCGTGGCCTGCTCCACGACGTTTTCCAACTCCCGGATATTACCCGGCCAGGAATAGTCCAGCAATAGACGCATGGCCTTGGGGCTGAACTCCGTGATCGATTTAAGCTGCTCCTCGCTGAAACGGCGCAGGAAGTGGCTGGCCAGCAAGGCCACGTCGTTGCTCCGCTCCCGCAGGGGGGGGAGCTGGATCGGAATCACGTCCAGGCGATAGTAGAGGTCCTCGCGAAACCGGCCAGCCTTGACTTCTTCCAGCAGATCCTTGTTCGTGGCCGCGACGATACGCACATCCACGGCCACGGTCCGCTCCCCGCCGACGCGCTCGAAGCGCTGGGTCTGAAGCACGCGAAGCAGCTTGACCTGGGCGGAGGCGGAAATCTCGCCGATCTCATCCAGAAACACTGTCCCGCCATCGGCCTGCTCAAACCTTCCCGGACGCTGTTTCAGCGCTCCGGTGAAGGCCCCTTTCTCATGCCCGAACAGTTCGCTTTCCAACAACGTGGTCGGGTAGGCCGAGCAGTTGATGACCACGAAAGGCTTGTCCTTGCGCGGGCTGAGATCGTGAATGGCCCGCGCCGCCAGTTCCTTGCCCGTGCCCGACTCGCCCTGGATCAGCACCGTGGCGTCCGTGGCCGCCACATCCTCGATCAGGCGGAATATCTGCGTCAGTTTCGGGTCGCGGCCGATAATGCCCATGAAACTGGACTGCGTGTCCTGGCGGGTCTGGAACTGTTCCGATTCCACTTCCTGCTGCACGGCGCGGCGCAGAGTCCCCGCGGCCTGGGACATGACCAGGCCGACCAGTTCCAGGTCCTGAGGCTGGCAGGCGCACTTCTTCACGCAGCCCACGATCATGGCCCCGCACAGGATATCCTCATGGTACAGGGGGAGAATGGATTGGCCGGGGAGTTCCGCCAGGCTTTCAGGAATCAAGGGCGGGCGGAAGGCAGTGGAATCGGAATGAAAAACCGGTTCCATGCCCTGGAGCAGGATTTCGGCCTCAGCCGCGACCCGCGGATCCGTGACTTTTCGGACATCCTTTGCGGTGAGCATGAAAAACATCTCCCGA is a window from the Desulfonatronum thioautotrophicum genome containing:
- a CDS encoding sigma-54-dependent Fis family transcriptional regulator, translated to MKPRSLKGTLLAAVAGLVALSTLLATLLASHRYAQSLEQTLAASTENVGRALAAEAADLVLVNDLVGLRNMLERHRTAHPSLSYLFIVREGRVLASTFGVEMPMDLLTFNLPGQFPGDVAVNQRIGTETGDLFLDMALPIFDGYAGILRLGVSEEHLRREVRGLWFSIGLLALVILLPALAGGLLFLNRVTRPFLALVQAVQEYTPGKNRLPILVQGQKEIAVLAEAFNAMTERIHGYTRRLEEQTTELAQAQSQLRASCEIVRNVSALGTMPEIADYLIRRTKDILQCLEASLLVFSPGREMFFMLTAKDVRKVTDPRVAAEAEILLQGMEPVFHSDSTAFRPPLIPESLAELPGQSILPLYHEDILCGAMIVGCVKKCACQPQDLELVGLVMSQAAGTLRRAVQQEVESEQFQTRQDTQSSFMGIIGRDPKLTQIFRLIEDVAATDATVLIQGESGTGKELAARAIHDLSPRKDKPFVVINCSAYPTTLLESELFGHEKGAFTGALKQRPGRFEQADGGTVFLDEIGEISASAQVKLLRVLQTQRFERVGGERTVAVDVRIVAATNKDLLEEVKAGRFREDLYYRLDVIPIQLPPLRERSNDVALLASHFLRRFSEEQLKSITEFSPKAMRLLLDYSWPGNIRELENVVEQATVLAKSSVITPEELPARLKAVPEPSQSTASTLEEQERTIILQALESCSWNKKLAAERLGIGRSTLYAKMKRLEIVAPEEAQPSSRR
- a CDS encoding ArsR/SmtB family transcription factor, coding for METSLTIVKGLADGNRMRIVAALMEHDELCVCQLIEMLGLAGATVSRHMSILQAARLVKNRKQGRWVFYRLTGEFPELLRAWLRESLANSPEVLADRDNLRTILVCDPEELCRRQREGGECTA
- a CDS encoding heterodisulfide reductase-related iron-sulfur binding cluster, giving the protein MSQDAPNSTPEKLIQNVVTACGSCEDCRHFIEDACLFLPELFRLHDSKREHGEGALPAELKRLSDLCNLCGLCPCVNIRREIMDAKVAYAKRDGLPFSVRTLQDVGRIGKLCGSFPSLSGLLTSNPATSTLIKRTLGIHPDRAMPDVPRKNFDHWVRNRPSVQGRNAQDGVRKAVYFPGCTARFLFPDVARAAVEVLEASGVLVVSSVIEPDGACCGMPPLLEGDQGMALGLVERNLRWMAEHVAAGFDLVCSCPTCGYFFKHLLREGAYYSDTYQDQVGGDARSLRIPAGMGISGPREGDMIVLRRATYGPILRDTGPFSSLDPLQRIAVGEHAYDLGEYLGKFAGEGRLPAMNHPVPERAVYYPPCHLREQKIGYPFLDLLSTVPELDVTPLTGTLNCCGMAGIMGYKKEFHQPSLKLGAPLMDKIRAHRPEVILTECLSCRLQFEHMDAIPVRHPVQVLRDALFKPASGSPSR